Within the Eucalyptus grandis isolate ANBG69807.140 chromosome 1, ASM1654582v1, whole genome shotgun sequence genome, the region CCCACCAGCTCTACGCACTCTACATCATCTACTATATCTTGCCCGTCGGTGCAGCCTATTTCTGCATGATTGTCCCGAAGATTTTTCTCTTTGTCATCGATCGACACTTGAGGTTTCTTCAGTCACGGCCACACGTTAGACTACTCGCTGCACCCCTTCTTGCCCTCCAGCATGATCGGCTGAACTTTGCCAAAAGTCCAGGTTTGTATCGCAATCGAAATGATTTGATGGAGCAAGCTTATATATACCTTAGCCTCCAGTTAGTTTAAATTTATAtggggtagatgatgaagagacgttttttcagctaaaaaaatacaaatcacTATTAGGCAAAAGCTCATAGATATCTCTACCGTACCTTCGACTCTTTAAGAACCGTTGAGCTACAAAAGTTATCATATCGGCTTCTTCTATTCGATTCTATCATTTACATATCGAGAAATAGTGGAACACATGCTCGGTCCCACTTGAAAACAGCAGTTTCCACTTAGTATTTGCTTTTTAAATTGTGATTGGTTCTGTCCATCATGTCATtcataaaatgaatataaataaatcTATTAAATAATTTGTCATTTGACTAATAGGGCCCAATATATAAACTAATAATACATACAGAACTTCTCACTGTCATTTTTTTCGCATTTATGTTACTGAGAAAAGATGAGTTTACCCATGGCATACCGCATTTATGTGTTTGGGTCACTGAATTAGCTTCTTCAAAAGAGGTAAGTCATAGTTTGCTCTAGCTACAATGCACTGGACAAACTAGGACACATGCAATTTTCCCCATAGTTTTGGGTTATGTGTCATCTTTTGCACGATCCTTTACATGGAATAACACTTTCCTCAATTAATTGCGGAGGTAAAATACAACTCGACGAGCATTACGTTCATAAACATACCAAGCATCTCCAAGCGAACTTATGCAGGCACGAAACGCTGGTGATGGTGAGCGGAGAAGCGGCAATGCTCCGTTTTTCTCCATAATTCGTGAGATCGTCCACGAAGCCAACCAACAACAACCCGACACCGCCGCCTCATCAAAGCTCTTGCGCATGCTCCTCGTATGTGTCTTAAAGACATCGGCCGATCTCGCCATCCTTGACCTCCtgcttcccttctctctccctccctcctcaaCTCCACCTCCGGATCGAGGCCTACGTCACCCCGAGACAACAACTGGTTCAAGCACCACCCTCTTGACTCCCCCATCACCCCTGCCCTCAGTTCCAACTCCTGGCTCTGACTCAGTGCCATCATAACCTCCTCGTTCGCCATCCAAACCACCTGGTTCAAGCTACGAAAGTGCATTTCCGGGCGAGGCCTGACCTTAGAAGTAAAAGTTTCTTTTCAAGTTATCATGCGACCTTCTTGACAACTAAAACATACACATGCAAGAGTTTTTGCGTAGTTGATAAATTAAAGGCCGAAAGGGAGGTCATTCAAGCCCGACATCAGCCCCAGAGACCCAAAGTGTATCAAATGTGAGGGCTTGTCGGGCCTAGTTATGGACCGTGAAGCCCTTgattggaataattttttaaaggaaccgattcttttgtctttttcgcTTCTTGCCCTTTTGAAGTTTTGCTTTGCAGAGAAACTGTCGTACAGTCGTAGTGCAAAGGGTAGAAAATATTAGATGCATGCATATATAGTGCTAGCATGGCAAATAAAAAGGCCCTTGAGAGCGTGTCGCGTGTGGGACCCCTTTTGAAAACTcttccctcccctctctcttctgcCTCCCCAGCACGGTcactttctctcctctcttctcccgCAGTTGAAGCTGTGCAGACACCTTCCTCTCtccccaaattaaaaaaaaactccacCATCCCCAACAAACAAGAGGAGACGAATAAAAACAATCGTTTCTAGTATTTCTTTATTCCTATTTGAAACTTAATCGAGTTCCCGTTTCAATTccaattgtcattttttttttgtgggtttttATGCATTTTTACTCCCCACACAAGTCACGGTGAAGGTCTAAGACCTCTCACGGTGGAGGGTTTACCTCACACGGAAAACATGAAGCATGTGCTCCTTAGGCTAACAACCGACTCAAACGATAGCGGGACTTTAACAACTCAGAATCTAGACAATTTCTTGTTGCCCACTCCATGCAGATCACGAACAATTCTTTAACTTGGACACGTTTGTTTGAATCTTGAATCTTCACCCCCGAAGCTTCAACCGACTATGACATTTTACAAGTAGCCACTCTTATCGACTTGATTCAGCCAACTTCCAGCCGGCTTTTCTTCCTTCACACGCACACTCGCCACATAGATTTTTAGACTTTTATGCATGTAGACTTCTCTAGCTTATTTAAGAATTTCTTCTTTAGTCGCTATTCTTGACTCTACGAAAGTTgatagtttttattaaattaatatctcgagtttgaattcaaataaatcaaatttatcGATAAAAAATTTTCCAAGCAGATTATAAAtcgaatgaaaaaagaaagaaataatttcttttttggatttccTCCTTACGTGCGAAACAAGAATCTTGCGCACAcactttataaaacaattgTGGTGGGCCCTTTTGGCGTGAGCAAGAAGTCCCAGAACGCGTGAAGCTTACCGAATTCTCTGCGCGTAAATCTAAGACGTAGGTGGGCCCAGGTTAAGGTTTGACCTGGGCACATATAAGACAGAATTTTTGCAGGTTTTTCTCTCCCCTTCCGAAAGTCGCACGCCGTCCGCCCACGACAAGctggagatttttctttttggcggGCGACTTGAACGTGTGGTATTGTTTATACCATGAGTTTATACCTcggagttatttatttataaatattttgagctttttgttaaatttaggtgtggaAAACACTTTAACATTTGAGCGATTATAAAttctaattctttaattttaatgGATTACTTGCTGCTGATTCTCCCGTAGACATAGATATCGAAACTCAGACCAAATTACGTATATTTCtcgtgtccttatttttctcgtttatttctctgacGATTTCACGGCAAGATCCTATCGTTTtcgcgtattatattccaacagcTTCCCTGATGCTAATGTTTATCTAGCTTTTTCCATGTAATGGACTCTTTGCTGGTATCCTGTCAAGAGTTATAGCAATTAATATCCTCACCAATTGAAGTTTCGATTTCGGGAAGCTTGTAAAAATCTTCCAAACATGGCACTTGCTTCTACCGAAAAAGTGATTCTCGGGTCTATTGCCTTTGCGATATTCTGGGTATTGGCCGTTTTCCCATCTGTGCCGTTCCTACCTGTAGGAAGAACAGCAGGTTCGCTCCTTGGAGCGATGCTTATGGTCATTTTCCGGGTCATAACCCCAGAGCAAGCTTACGCTGCGATTGATCTCCCAATCCTCGGCCTTCTCTTTGGGACGATGGTGGTTAGTGTCTATCTGGAAAAGGCCGATATGTTCAATCACCTGGGTAAGTTGCTCTCCTGGAAAAGCAAGGGAGCACATGACTTGCTTTGTCGGATTTGCTTGATCTCTGCCATTTCAAGTGCTTTCTTCACAAATGATACGTCTTGTGTTCTCCTGACTGAGTTCGTGCTTAAGATAGCCGGGCAACACAATCTCCCTCCGCATCCATTTTTACTTGCCCTTGCGTCGAGCGCCAATATTGGGTCTTCGGCGACTCCCATTGGGAATCCTCAAAATTTAGTCATAGCTATGCAGAGTAAGATCTCATTTGGGAGTTTTCTCGTCGTACTCCTTCCTCCAACGGTGATCGGGGTTCTCGTCAATGCGCTGATTCTTCTATGCATGTACTGGAAGCTACTGTCCGTCCAAAAGGACGAAGAGGATGCAGCTTCTGAAGTAGTAGCTGAGAAAGATGTGAGTTCTCATGAgatgcatcttcttcttccttttagaAACCGGTCGACTTCTTGTGAGAATGAAACTCACCAGGTCTCAAGCAGTGCGCCTGCGTCGGCAAGGAACTCAACTGCATCGGAAGAGACGCTTCACAACGGTGCTTCTCAGAAAAAGCATGGAACGGCTGCTTCCGATGAAGTCGTATCTGTCAACGGGTTGAATGATGTGTTCCCAGAGAAGCATTCAAAGGGGAAGGAAACACTTGCCCCTCGATTTAAGAGGATATTATGGAAATCACGCGTTTACTTTGTCACCATCGGTATGCTGATCTCTTTTTTGATAGGTCTGAATATGTCTTGGACAGCTATTACCGCCGCCCTGGCCCTCGTAATTCTCGACTTTAAAGATGCCCAGTCTTGTCTAGAGAAGGTATAGCCTCTCTCTGGATTCTATGTGCCGGAACTCTCGATTAGGGAACTTGGGATTTGCTTTGTAAGTCATTTCTTTCTGATTTTACCAGGTCTCCTACCCTCTGTTGATATTCTTTTGTGGAATGTTCATCACGGTCGATGGATTCAACAGAACTGGAATTCCAAGCGCTCTCTGGGACTGGATGGAGCCACATGCCAAAGTCAATTGTGCTAGCGGGATAGCTGTTCTTGCTGTTGTCATTTTGGTGCTGTCGAATGTCGCTTCGAATGTGCCAACCGGTATGCTGAATTGCTGATCCTACTCCTGAATATACCCGACATTTAATTAGTCTAACAGAATCTTCAACTTGATTACCTCTTTGGTCTAGGGCTTGTCTATCGTGCCGATAAGAAACTTCAAACCAGACAGTTTACAATGACCGAAATATCTTTGTAGGCGTTGAAGCTTTAACAATTGCACAACATGGATGCATTACCTAAACTCTTACATGTTCTAACTATAATTGGTTTGATGTCTATCCCTCGAACCTACTTGTCATTGCCATCCTATTTAAGTAAGACCAAAGATTTCTTCTTACTTGATGCGACATTTTGCTGATCGATCATTTGCCTACAAACAATACCATAAGGTTGTACTTAGGGATAAGCATGGTCCAAATTGGGCTGATCCAGCACCTAACCCAGGGGCTAACCCCCATAGtattggtcctcaatttttgggatcgagAATCGACCATGTTGAACCTAGGACCAAAAGTCAAACCGAATCGATGCTTTGGGTgtggtccggttccaaggtcatCTCGAGACAAAccgattatttttttgtttcattttttgtatttcttgaaAGAACAaacatattatttcaaattatatatctaTCGATAACACGGCATTGAGAAACTAAATTATGAACACTAGTACATATCAAATACAAATATAAGATAAggtaataatagaaatttcatacTTGCACGTGAGACGAGCGAGGAGAGGCTAAAGGTTAGCAACGAGGTGAGTTAACAAAGGCAAGTAGCAAGACAAGTGAGGCAAATGAATAGAGGCAAGCCACGAGCAAGGCGAGCGAGGCCGAGGTGAGTGAAGAgggttctatttttttttttcagttgaaTTAGGGCTAGGTTTTattctactttctaatttacatAGCAAATTGAACTGCgaagagaacaaaagaagagaCGTTAGGGTTTAGAGTAGACAAAagtatataatataaaatttaatagatatataatataaaataatatatatgtaagGTTGGTCCGGACCAACCCTAAACCTCTAGGACAGAAGACCAACCTGCACAATGCAGGGTCCAGAGGTCTCAAGatcaaggaccgacccaatccTCTAGGGAATTGGGTTAGGATCAGCCAGGTTTGACCGGTCCAAGGTTTGTCCAAGATTGACCCTAGATCAATGCTCACCCTTAATTATACTTAGTTTATGTATCTTATCTTGACATGTCCACACAGAGTCCACATTCCTATTCTAATGTTTCTGCCTTCCCTTACTTCCTTAGTTCAATGTTTCTAACACTTCGTTCTTCAGTTCTCTTGCTTGGAAGCCAGGTGGCTACATCAGCGGCTGCTATTTCAGCCGCGGAAGTGAAGAAGTCATGGCTCATATTAGCTTGGGTGAGCTCTGTTGCAGGGAATCTCTCGCTGCTTGGATCGGCGGCCAACTTGATTGTGTGCGAAAAGGCTCGCCTGGCCCCAAATCTTGGCTACACTCTGTCCTTCTGGAACCACTTGAAGTTTGGAGTCCCTTCCACCATTATTGTAACTGCCATAGGCTTGGCACTAATAAGATGACAAGAAGTAACTAATAGCATCTCTCCTGGATGCTCGATAGATCTTTCAATTAAGGCAATCTCCTACTGAACTCGCTATCAGGTTCTTATCCTATCTTTTGTCCTAGGGATGAGGGAACATATCGAAGAATAATATTGATTTTGCTCATTTCCCACCTAGAGTTGAGTGTTCTTTTATGCAAGAGTATCAACTTCTATTGATCCAATCTTAAACTCAACTCTTATCCTGCCCAATCATTACCCTTTAAGCAAAGTTCAATTTTGGCTGCAATTCGATTTGATGGTTCAAGGTTGAAGATGTCAATTCTATGAGAAAGTTACCAATTTAACATACTAGTTGTTGATCGACTACCAAGTTATCGACTCACATGTTTGTTGTTGATTACCTAGCAATTAGCAATTAGAGGTTGTTTTGGTTTATTTCCATTTCtatttattaatcttttaaGGTGACTATTTGGCTTCCAAGACTAGTGGACGAATTTTTATAGTCTAATATTTGATACATGCATTTGGTCTTAGTTTCATGCATTTAGTCCTAGTTTTTATGAGTCTTTACCAAGAGCCATTTCTGTTTTTAGGATTCCAAGAGCCATTTTCTGATTTGATGGTGGACCAAACTTGCATTTGAACataaatgagatttttcttcaaatgagcgaatttctattctaattcTTTATCTAAATTCTTTGATGGAGAATCAAGAAGTTCTTTATGCTTGATCGATGATTTCTTTCAACCTTAGGAGTGAACTTATCCTATCTCGAAATCCTTTATCATTGATTGGTGCTGTTCTTTTAGGCCTTACTAGTGAATTATCTCGATCTTTATCCTAGACCGGTAAAGTGACATTTATGTCTTTGGCGGGGATgttctctttaaaaaatcttATTATCACTCAAAAGGCATCTTCAACACGCATCACTTTTACATTTCACGATATGATCACATTCATAAGTCAAACTGGGCTCTCTTGGGCATTGGACAAATGCTAGGAAACATATCAGAAGTTTTTGACTGTAAACTTCACGACTATGGGCATGTGCAGAATGCGATAATCAGAATTTCAGACAGGAGATGAAAGTCTCATCAACACCGGTTTGGCATCCAGTAATACGCAGTGGTACCAAGTTGTTCCGTCGGGCCCCAATTCAGCACATAGGCGCCCACAGGATAAGCTCTCTACAGCCCAAGCTCGTACGATAATGATTTTATAATGAGGGAACTAGGACTTCTGCAAGCCCTCACTGAATAAGTTTCTTCGCTTCAGGACTTCCTATAGTTCATCCGAAAGAAAGCAAAGTATGATATACAACGTAATCTTGCACGTCACGGGGGCGAATCTCCTGCGACTTGACTTAGAATGAGATGACAAGAGCATGTAGTtgctcctccttcctctttgcTTCTcgcaaaaatagaaagaagacagtcaattttctcttcttcttttttcttctttttcttttttcctttcgtttTGAATTTGTGGATTCAGTGCGACTTCTGCCATGTTGTGTTTGTGGCGACGTTGGACACGACAGCAATACTGGACGTACTTAAAATTTTCACTAAACCTTGTGTATTGGGTTTCGACGGATTCCGCAAACAATTGTCTTCCCATGTGATCTTGCCCATTCATTTAGTAAATAATCATTAAAGAAACGGTATTTCCGCCCTAAGCTCCGTTTTGAATGCTTAAGAAAAAGAGTcgaaaggaaaatgttttcttagttaaattcagaaaaataatttttattttaaaataatcagaaattattttccaaattatgaTTAGATAACAGTGCTTGGACCAAAAACTATTATTTGGACACAAGAACCCCACGCTTGTTCCTGGGCTGTTGGTAGGCCCGGCCCAGGTTCACCGGGGTCCATCGAGAACAAGCCCAAGTCCAAAAAGTCAGGGTTCGGAACCCCGGTGCTTGGGCCTTGGTCCATAGAGTTTGGGCTCAAGATACTAGCACTGGTGGCTAGGCCTAGGACTCTAGTACCATCGCCTAACTCCCTACCACCTTGGCTCGGGCCCTAGACCTCAATGCTCGTGTTGAAGTCCCTAGTACTCGAGTATAGGTCCATTGAGGCCAAGCTCAAGTCCTAGAACCCGGGACTGGGTCCATCAACGTTGGGCCTGTGACTCTGGTGCCAGCGCTTAAGTCCCAAATGCCTAGGCTCGTGTCCATCGAGATCATGCCCTTGTCCATCAAGGTTGGGCTTGGGTCCTTGCGCCCATGCTTATGTCCCTATGCTTGGGATTGAGTGCATCGAGGCCAGGCTCAAGACCTCAATGCCAATGCCCAAGTCCATGCACGTCAAGCTTGTGTCCATCGAGGACAAGCCTATGTGCATTGAGGCCAGGTTCAAGACCTCGACGCTCGCCCCCAACTTCATCGAGGCCAGCCCAGGTCCATCAACGAAGAGAGAGCGTgctggggggagagagagagagaggagtttgAAAATGGGTCCGACATGCGACACGAGCcaaaaaggagagaagagaggagttTTTAAAATGAAGTCAACATGTAACACGTGTCGCACTCTCGAATACCTTCTTATTTGCATCTCGAATACTTCTTATTTGCATCTCTAGTATATAagatgcacctaatattttctcatgagTGTGAGCCCAGAAAAATGAGGCATGAAGTTGCTAAAGTATGTCCAACCGGTATGGGATAGAACCTGCATTTTGAGTCCATCAGCTTTAACTGGTGATGGATTAGTTTTAATTAGACATGGGGCCACCGTGTATATCAAGCAAAACTCAGTTTCACTTTCGTGTTGTCATCGCATTGCATTCCTCTGCGCCTGTGGGTGTGAGAGTGTGCATCCGCTGATTTGATCCAATCAGTACTAATGTAGCTCGTACAAAGTCTACTATGCAAAAAAGAAACCTCAAGACCAAACAAGCAGCTTCATGGATAGATAGCCAAGAGGATACATACATAAATGGGGAAGCTGTGATAGAATTAAATCTGCTTAACAACAAAAGgggcaaaaaaatttcaattacaGATGACCATCTCTAATGCACAAAGAGAAGATTTTCTGTAAGCTATCCCGCCCGCTGAAAACATTTCTGAACAAGCAGCCAGCCCTGATGCGATGCGTTACAACAAGGGCTGTACATTCTTTCAGCCAATCCAACCTGTATTTTTTATAAGAAGTTCTCCGAAAACCATACTGTAGGTGATGGCTTTACCATACAACATAATTCTAATGCTCTGACaagatttttcaaatcttcAGTATGACTTCGCAAATATAGCAACTTCACTGGCTGGGTTTCCTGTCATCAAGCATGTCTTGATGTCTTCCGGCTGGTCAAAAGGAAAGCACCTGATCGTAGCCCCAGTTTCTTCTTTTACTCTCAACTCATCCTGGTCACTGTAGCCATATGCCAGCCATGATATTAGGAAGCCAAGCAAATGCGCTTGCTAATACCAAAAGAGAACGAATGTACAAAAAGAGAACCGTCATGAAAAAGATGATAGCACAAGATACCTTGCTGACCAAGGGCCTCTTGCCCATTTGCCCTGGGAAATTGCTTCTTTCAATTCATCGTAGGAGCTCACATCCAAAATGTTCCTGCACAAGGTAAATGCTCCTTTAAATACAATCACTTGAATATACCTGAACAGAAATGATATTGCAGGAGACGAAGATAACCGCTAAACATAAGTTTCTTTCTATTTACATAACCACAAggatattattaaaacattcatATGGTTGACCAAACTTCACTGAAATTAATCTAGAGACGCACATTCAGAGCCGTTTGCAAGCATAACAATAGCAATGACCCAGAGAGCTTAAGATTTGCAAGGGAAAAGCATCCCCTTTTGTTTGATTCTAAACCTATAACCAGAGGCATAATACTTTAGTAATCTAATTCATAAATTGAAGTGTTGTCATTTGTTTAATCTTTAAACTGAGGTACCATGTATTTGGAACTTTTGCTCAGCACTAACTAGATGAGCAGAAGGTAATATGACAA harbors:
- the LOC104448429 gene encoding silicon efflux transporter LSI2 isoform X2; the encoded protein is MALASTEKVILGSIAFAIFWVLAVFPSVPFLPVGRTAGSLLGAMLMVIFRVITPEQAYAAIDLPILGLLFGTMVVSVYLEKADMFNHLGKLLSWKSKGAHDLLCRICLISAISSAFFTNDTSCVLLTEFVLKIAGQHNLPPHPFLLALASSANIGSSATPIGNPQNLVIAMQSKISFGSFLVVLLPPTVIGVLVNALILLCMYWKLLSVQKDEEDAASEVVAEKDVSSSAPASARNSTASEETLHNGASQKKHGTAASDEVVSVNGLNDVFPEKHSKGKETLAPRFKRILWKSRVYFVTIGMLISFLIGLNMSWTAITAALALVILDFKDAQSCLEKVSYPLLIFFCGMFITVDGFNRTGIPSALWDWMEPHAKVNCASGIAVLAVVILVLSNVASNVPTVLLLGSQVATSAAAISAAEVKKSWLILAWVSSVAGNLSLLGSAANLIVCEKARLAPNLGYTLSFWNHLKFGVPSTIIVTAIGLALIR
- the LOC104448429 gene encoding silicon efflux transporter LSI2 isoform X1; amino-acid sequence: MALASTEKVILGSIAFAIFWVLAVFPSVPFLPVGRTAGSLLGAMLMVIFRVITPEQAYAAIDLPILGLLFGTMVVSVYLEKADMFNHLGKLLSWKSKGAHDLLCRICLISAISSAFFTNDTSCVLLTEFVLKIAGQHNLPPHPFLLALASSANIGSSATPIGNPQNLVIAMQSKISFGSFLVVLLPPTVIGVLVNALILLCMYWKLLSVQKDEEDAASEVVAEKDVSSHEMHLLLPFRNRSTSCENETHQVSSSAPASARNSTASEETLHNGASQKKHGTAASDEVVSVNGLNDVFPEKHSKGKETLAPRFKRILWKSRVYFVTIGMLISFLIGLNMSWTAITAALALVILDFKDAQSCLEKVSYPLLIFFCGMFITVDGFNRTGIPSALWDWMEPHAKVNCASGIAVLAVVILVLSNVASNVPTVLLLGSQVATSAAAISAAEVKKSWLILAWVSSVAGNLSLLGSAANLIVCEKARLAPNLGYTLSFWNHLKFGVPSTIIVTAIGLALIR
- the LOC104448429 gene encoding silicon efflux transporter LSI2 isoform X3 encodes the protein MALASTEKVILGSIAFAIFWVLAVFPSVPFLPVGRTAGSLLGAMLMVIFRVITPEQAYAAIDLPILGLLFGTMVVSVYLEKADMFNHLGKLLSWKSKGAHDLLCRICLISAISSAFFTNDTSCVLLTEFVLKIAGQHNLPPHPFLLALASSANIGSSATPIGNPQNLVIAMQSKISFGSFLVVLLPPTVIGVLVNALILLCMYWKLLSVQKDEEDAASEVVAEKDVSSHEMHLLLPFRNRSTSCENETHQVSSSAPASARNSTASEETLHNGASQKKHGTAASDEVVSVNGLNDVFPEKHSKGKETLAPRFKRILWKSRVYFVTIGMLISFLIGLNMSWTAITAALALVILDFKDAQSCLEKVSYPLLIFFCGMFITVDGFNRTGIPSALWDWMEPHAKVNCASGIAVLAVVILVLSNVASNVPTGNLSLLGSAANLIVCEKARLAPNLGYTLSFWNHLKFGVPSTIIVTAIGLALIR